The Candidatus Nanohalovita haloferacivicina genome has a window encoding:
- a CDS encoding NUDIX hydrolase → MVETTRHFTATCFVVNDDRVLLHFHKKLDKWLPVGGHIDRDELPHQAAEREVKEESDLNVSIEGRESLSEEVDELPRPDKVLLQDINDHHQHIDSVFYVESEEYDFEAEEGIEEMAWFSEEEVRALDASEEIKTHSLEALEKFR, encoded by the coding sequence ATGGTAGAGACCACCAGGCACTTCACCGCTACATGCTTTGTAGTGAATGATGACAGAGTGCTGCTTCATTTCCACAAGAAACTGGATAAATGGCTACCGGTAGGAGGTCATATCGATAGAGACGAGCTTCCACATCAGGCAGCTGAAAGAGAGGTAAAAGAAGAGTCAGATCTAAATGTTAGTATTGAGGGCCGCGAAAGTCTTTCTGAAGAGGTTGATGAGCTTCCAAGGCCTGACAAAGTTTTGCTACAGGATATTAATGATCATCACCAGCATATTGACTCTGTTTTCTATGTAGAATCTGAGGAATATGATTTTGAGGCCGAAGAAGGTATCGAGGAGATGGCCTGGTTCAGTGAGGAAGAGGTTAGGGCTCTTGACGCCAGCGAGGAGATTAAAACCCATAGTTTAGAGGCTCTGGAGAAGTTCAGGTGA
- a CDS encoding HD domain-containing protein → MENLDQLFEAINEIKHLEREGWQKRDIEKPLDTVASHSLGATINGWILAEKEGLDSNKVVKMLLIHDLIMAYIPDYTPEDKEYASKKQFEEEKLEELYQKVPAEIRPEFEALIKELRERETAEAQVAKEADKLDTLMQASKYNQETEENMLEEFLETYEDYFKTNSGKAQYDKIRENSDY, encoded by the coding sequence ATGGAAAATTTAGACCAGCTCTTTGAAGCCATCAACGAAATAAAACATCTGGAAAGAGAAGGCTGGCAGAAAAGAGATATCGAAAAACCTCTAGACACCGTTGCATCCCACTCCCTAGGAGCAACAATCAACGGATGGATACTTGCCGAAAAAGAAGGCCTAGACTCTAACAAAGTCGTCAAAATGCTTCTAATTCACGACCTCATAATGGCCTACATACCAGACTATACGCCAGAAGACAAAGAATACGCATCTAAAAAACAATTCGAGGAAGAAAAACTGGAAGAACTCTACCAAAAAGTACCTGCAGAAATAAGGCCTGAATTCGAGGCCTTGATCAAAGAATTGAGAGAAAGAGAGACAGCAGAGGCCCAGGTAGCCAAAGAAGCCGACAAATTAGACACTCTGATGCAGGCCTCCAAATACAACCAGGAAACAGAGGAAAACATGTTAGAAGAATTCCTGGAAACATACGAGGACTACTTCAAGACAAACTCTGGAAAAGCCCAGTACGACAAAATAAGAGAGAACTCAGACTACTGA
- a CDS encoding RNA-guided pseudouridylation complex pseudouridine synthase subunit Cbf5: MENASWYTREKAEPSEEYGTLPEKRSIEELLQKGFFIVDKPFGPTSNQVSHWVKEELDLKKTGHFGTLDPNATGTLPVGLNQGTRVNNALAQADKEYVFLAELEEEKPEEEIRETLQEFKGANKQTPPEKSAVKKEEREREVYEIELLEASEKEVLGRVKCESGFYVRVLIKQLGEKLDTQAEMQELRRTQQGQLAEKDADTLQDIVDAYHFYTEEDDEQALREVLHPIEKAVNHLRKVVVKDSAVNAIANGADLGAAGISQLQDGIEKGEQIAIMTLKGELIALAEAQMTSEQMYDSEETAATLNSVHMDPETYPKRWKQE, encoded by the coding sequence ATGGAGAACGCTTCCTGGTACACAAGAGAAAAAGCAGAGCCATCAGAAGAATACGGCACACTACCAGAAAAAAGAAGTATCGAAGAGCTTCTCCAGAAAGGATTCTTCATAGTAGACAAACCGTTCGGCCCAACAAGCAACCAGGTAAGCCACTGGGTAAAAGAAGAACTCGACCTCAAAAAGACAGGTCACTTCGGCACACTAGACCCGAACGCCACAGGAACACTTCCGGTAGGCCTCAACCAGGGAACAAGAGTAAACAACGCCCTCGCACAGGCCGACAAAGAATACGTATTTCTCGCAGAACTAGAAGAAGAAAAACCTGAAGAAGAAATCAGAGAAACACTGCAGGAATTCAAAGGCGCAAACAAACAGACACCGCCAGAAAAATCAGCAGTCAAAAAAGAAGAACGCGAAAGAGAAGTATACGAAATAGAACTACTAGAGGCCTCAGAGAAAGAAGTTCTTGGAAGAGTAAAATGCGAATCAGGATTCTACGTCCGCGTACTCATCAAACAACTCGGAGAAAAACTCGACACACAAGCAGAGATGCAGGAACTCCGCAGAACACAGCAAGGCCAGCTAGCAGAAAAAGACGCAGATACACTTCAGGATATAGTCGATGCATACCACTTCTACACAGAAGAAGACGACGAACAGGCCTTGAGAGAAGTACTTCATCCAATAGAAAAAGCAGTGAACCACCTAAGAAAAGTAGTGGTCAAAGACTCCGCAGTCAACGCAATAGCCAACGGAGCAGACCTCGGAGCAGCAGGAATCAGCCAGCTACAGGACGGAATAGAAAAAGGAGAACAAATAGCAATAATGACGCTCAAAGGAGAGCTAATCGCACTGGCAGAGGCCCAGATGACCTCAGAACAAATGTACGACTCCGAAGAGACCGCAGCCACACTCAACTCAGTCCATATGGATCCAGAAACATACCCAAAAAGATGGAAACAGGAATAA
- a CDS encoding EMC3/TMCO1 family protein, which translates to MALVQLKATVFPFLDQLFNPVLAQGPYVSMIFFSACLAGLFSIIYWILLDIEKADEIKEKMSEHQEKMKEAQKDNDSEKAKEHMSKSMKLNQKFMMLNFKPMIGTMIFVAVMFPWLGHTYTPNVALNPADNTTNSSLYTGHLEFANKQEELFYYNNTVETSNNSAQIGQSINAAGVNWEIRSVDTSNGEPQTLHLDAKFADLPFSIPLAGNTINWLMFYILVTMPLTYIFRSALGIQ; encoded by the coding sequence ATGGCACTAGTACAACTCAAAGCAACAGTATTCCCATTCCTGGACCAGCTATTCAACCCAGTACTGGCACAGGGCCCGTACGTGTCAATGATATTCTTCTCAGCATGCCTAGCAGGCCTATTCTCAATAATCTACTGGATACTACTAGACATAGAGAAAGCCGACGAAATCAAAGAGAAGATGAGCGAACACCAGGAAAAAATGAAGGAGGCCCAGAAAGACAACGACTCGGAAAAGGCCAAGGAACACATGTCCAAGTCCATGAAGCTCAACCAGAAATTCATGATGCTCAACTTCAAACCAATGATAGGAACAATGATCTTCGTAGCAGTAATGTTCCCATGGCTAGGCCACACATACACACCAAACGTAGCACTCAACCCAGCAGACAACACAACAAACTCCTCACTGTACACAGGCCACCTAGAATTCGCAAACAAACAGGAAGAACTATTCTACTACAACAACACGGTAGAAACCAGCAATAATTCAGCACAGATAGGTCAATCCATAAACGCAGCAGGAGTAAACTGGGAAATACGAAGCGTAGACACATCAAACGGCGAACCACAGACACTGCACCTCGACGCAAAATTCGCAGATCTACCGTTCTCAATACCGCTAGCAGGTAACACAATCAACTGGCTGATGTTCTACATACTGGTCACAATGCCGCTAACATACATCTTCAGATCAGCACTCGGCATCCAGTAA
- the secY gene encoding preprotein translocase subunit SecY, whose product MSWIVQAASYLPSVKEPEKEQSLKQMLTWTGIVLVLYFILGSINLYGANAASVQQALQTLATYQTILGAQIGSIITLGIGPIVTASIILQMMVGSELLPWNTNNQEGQQKFQAAQKLLAYGLTIVQAFGYVLSGTFGNVAGDPFLILLLAGQISLGGWLIIMMDDLVQKWGFGSGTGLFIAAGVSKQVYISILSPLVTPENTLFWTTGGNPVGNLFVFAQTQQITSLIPILSTIAVFSAVVYLQSMRVEIPLTFGNVRGFGQKWPLKFLYTSNMPVILIAALISNVQIVGTTLAGPDGCSPLGCFNAQGQAQSGLVNMLQAPVQIFQSLITSGLQGVTLGDVFHIFFYIGVYAFGSILFSIFWMKTSGQDADSVASQIQNTGMKVPGFRKDKRVIKKVLNRYIPGLTVLSGFSVGLLAALANMTQAAGGGTGILLTVMILYQLYEQLAQKHMEELHPAMKDFLS is encoded by the coding sequence ATGTCTTGGATCGTCCAGGCCGCAAGCTATCTGCCGAGTGTAAAAGAACCAGAAAAAGAACAATCACTAAAGCAGATGCTGACCTGGACGGGCATAGTCCTCGTCCTATACTTCATTCTCGGCTCCATCAACCTATACGGAGCCAACGCAGCATCAGTACAACAAGCACTACAGACACTTGCCACATACCAGACAATTCTAGGAGCACAGATCGGATCCATAATTACGCTAGGAATTGGACCGATCGTAACAGCATCAATCATACTACAGATGATGGTAGGATCCGAACTCCTCCCATGGAACACAAACAACCAGGAAGGACAACAAAAATTCCAGGCCGCACAAAAACTACTAGCATACGGCCTAACAATCGTACAAGCATTCGGATACGTACTATCAGGAACCTTCGGAAACGTAGCAGGAGACCCATTCCTAATCCTACTCCTAGCAGGCCAGATCAGCCTAGGAGGATGGCTAATCATCATGATGGACGACCTAGTCCAAAAATGGGGATTCGGATCAGGAACAGGCCTATTCATCGCAGCAGGAGTATCCAAACAAGTCTACATCTCAATCCTCTCACCACTCGTAACACCAGAAAACACACTATTCTGGACAACAGGAGGAAACCCGGTAGGTAACCTGTTCGTATTCGCACAAACACAGCAAATCACATCACTAATCCCAATACTCTCCACAATAGCAGTATTCTCAGCAGTAGTATACCTACAAAGCATGCGAGTAGAAATACCGCTGACATTCGGAAACGTAAGAGGATTCGGACAAAAATGGCCGCTTAAATTCCTATACACATCAAACATGCCAGTAATCCTCATAGCAGCACTAATATCCAACGTACAAATCGTAGGAACAACACTCGCAGGTCCAGACGGCTGCAGCCCACTAGGATGCTTCAACGCACAAGGACAAGCACAATCAGGCCTAGTCAACATGCTACAAGCACCAGTACAAATCTTCCAAAGCCTGATCACATCAGGACTACAAGGAGTAACACTGGGAGATGTATTCCACATATTCTTCTACATAGGAGTCTACGCATTCGGATCAATCCTATTCAGCATCTTCTGGATGAAAACATCAGGCCAAGACGCAGACAGCGTCGCATCACAGATCCAGAACACAGGAATGAAAGTACCAGGATTCAGAAAAGACAAGAGAGTAATCAAAAAAGTACTCAACCGGTACATCCCAGGCCTAACAGTCCTATCAGGATTCTCAGTAGGCCTACTAGCAGCACTCGCAAACATGACACAGGCCGCAGGAGGAGGAACAGGAATCCTGCTCACAGTCATGATCCTGTACCAGCTATACGAACAACTGGCACAGAAACACATGGAAGAACTTCACCCAGCAATGAAGGACTTCCTATCATAA
- a CDS encoding uL15m family ribosomal protein yields the protein MTKRRSKKKKSGSNGYGSSKKNRGAGSRGGRGQAGIGKKAKHEKMTKDGVHQLGEEGFTPHDSREQNGINLKDIDQRIEEFVEAGVAEETDDGYIFHADEAGYDKVLGGGKLFKDIEVHAEEFSDSAKRKIEEAGQEAVEE from the coding sequence ATGACAAAGAGAAGATCCAAGAAGAAAAAGTCCGGCAGCAACGGCTACGGAAGCTCCAAGAAAAACAGAGGAGCAGGCAGCCGCGGAGGAAGAGGACAAGCAGGAATCGGAAAGAAAGCAAAGCACGAAAAAATGACCAAAGACGGAGTCCACCAGCTAGGAGAAGAAGGATTCACTCCACACGACTCCAGAGAACAGAACGGAATCAACCTCAAAGACATCGATCAAAGAATCGAGGAATTCGTCGAAGCAGGAGTAGCAGAAGAAACAGACGATGGATACATCTTCCACGCCGACGAAGCAGGATACGACAAAGTCCTAGGAGGAGGAAAACTCTTCAAAGACATCGAAGTCCACGCAGAAGAATTCTCCGACTCCGCAAAAAGAAAGATCGAAGAAGCAGGACAGGAAGCCGTAGAGGAATAA
- a CDS encoding uL30 family ribosomal protein: MIAAIRIRGDVDASDKVSATLQNVNLHRRNQCVVYEDTESIKGMFNKAKDYITYGEVSEETLELLEERKGSEIESGDVINLSPPSRGYKDTKKNVNQGGSLGKRENLDNLIEKMV; the protein is encoded by the coding sequence GTGATCGCAGCAATCAGAATAAGAGGAGACGTAGACGCAAGCGACAAAGTAAGCGCAACACTGCAAAACGTCAACCTTCACAGAAGAAACCAGTGTGTAGTCTATGAAGACACAGAATCAATCAAAGGAATGTTCAACAAAGCCAAAGACTACATCACATACGGCGAAGTATCCGAAGAAACACTAGAACTGCTTGAAGAAAGAAAAGGATCAGAAATCGAATCAGGCGACGTCATCAACCTATCGCCACCAAGCAGAGGTTATAAGGATACAAAGAAAAATGTAAACCAAGGCGGAAGCCTAGGCAAAAGAGAAAACCTAGATAACCTAATCGAGAAAATGGTGTAA
- the rpsE gene encoding 30S ribosomal protein S5 encodes MAEQEMEEEIWTPKTKLGRAVANGQITTIEQALGHERPIMEPEIVDQLTDLNEEVMLIGGTPGKGGGKRRTVSKRTARMHKSGARYSSNAMTVLGNRNGVIGLGMGEAEDTRAAIDDANRNAKLNLIKVPRGNGSWEDKGDHKASIPFKVEGKSGSVTVELKPAPRGTGLVASDDVKKVMELAGIENVWVSSRGSTRTRENLIRATFNALEKLSEYQHNGEEQ; translated from the coding sequence ATGGCAGAACAAGAAATGGAAGAAGAAATCTGGACTCCAAAGACAAAGCTCGGTAGAGCAGTGGCAAACGGCCAGATCACAACAATTGAACAGGCCCTGGGCCACGAAAGACCGATCATGGAGCCAGAAATCGTCGACCAGCTAACCGACCTCAACGAAGAAGTAATGCTAATCGGAGGAACACCAGGAAAAGGAGGCGGAAAAAGAAGAACAGTCTCCAAAAGAACAGCAAGAATGCACAAATCCGGAGCAAGATACTCCAGCAACGCAATGACAGTACTAGGAAACAGAAACGGAGTAATCGGCCTCGGAATGGGAGAAGCAGAAGACACCAGAGCCGCAATCGACGACGCAAACAGAAACGCAAAACTCAACCTCATCAAAGTACCAAGAGGAAACGGCTCATGGGAAGACAAAGGAGACCACAAGGCCTCCATCCCATTCAAAGTAGAAGGAAAATCAGGTTCAGTAACAGTAGAACTCAAACCTGCACCAAGAGGAACAGGCCTCGTCGCATCAGACGATGTCAAGAAAGTAATGGAACTAGCAGGAATCGAAAACGTCTGGGTAAGCTCCAGAGGAAGCACAAGAACAAGAGAGAACCTGATCAGAGCAACTTTCAATGCACTGGAAAAACTCTCAGAATACCAGCACAACGGTGAAGAACAGTGA